The stretch of DNA AATGTGTTTGGATCTTCAGTCGGTTCAATCTCTGCAGAAATGGCTTAATATTTGTAGCTAAATGTTTCAAGTTCCAAATGAAACACttcaaatactgtttttttgactcataataatgagaataaCTTTCTCATGTATAATGACTTAGATCtaataatgaaatataaaacttGCTCAGCACATAAAGATGGACTATTTATTAtggtttctccactgcatgAATCTTCATGTGTCGCTGAAGGTGACTTTTAGtgctgaaactctttccacactgatcacacgtgtgcggcttctctcctctgtggatcctctcatgtgttttcagatttgaTGATTGAGCAAATCTCTTTTCGCAgtatgaacacttgtaaggtttttctccagtgtggatcctctcatgtgatCTCAGATTTACTGGCAAACTGAAtgtcttgtcacagtgtgaacacttgtaaggtttttctccggTGTGGATTCTCTGATGCCGTTTTAAAGAGCCCACTGTAACAAAAGTCTTcccacactcaaagcacatgtgcTCTCTCACGTCATAATGAATTTTCTGATGCCTGTATAAAGTTGGCAGCTGTGAAAAAcactttccacacacagaacatgaatgtggcttctccttcGTATGAACTGTCAGATGTACCTTCAGAGCCGAtgaacaaagaaatgttttgCCACATTCATTACAtatgaacggcttctctccggtgtggatcctcatgtgaatCTTGAGATTATCTTTGAATgggaaactcttcccacattgatcacacgAAAATGGCTTCTTTCCAGAGTGCATTGCTGTGTGTCTCTTAAGGCTTGATTGATGCGTgaagctctttccacattgatggcatgtgaacggcttctctccagtgtggatcctcatgtgaagCTCATGATGATGTTTGAGTGTGAAACTGgttccacattgatcacatgtgaacagcttctctccggtgtggatcctcatgtgacgCTCAAAATAACAATtgtgtgtgaaactctttctacactgagtgcaggtgaaagatttcttggctcttttctttaaaaaagtctttttagtctttgagtGACTTGAATGTTTTTCTGCAGGTGTGTCATGATGttcctcctccacttcactcagttcttcactctcctcgcTCTCTTCCATCAGGTCTGAAATGAAAGGAggaaaaatcattttcattaacatcaaaatagttcaaaaataAAGATTATGAAGTGAAAGGACAACTGACTAGAAAATATTCCAATCACTTTGATGCTTtttcaataaattaattatacatcCTTTAAACTTTCCATGTAGTAGCAGCTCTAACTAGTTTTAAATGAACAACTTAATTAGCATTTTTGAAAACAGagcatttattaaaattgtGACACACCggaagtgacatcatctggGCTCTTTCTACTGCATGATGAGCGAACAAGgaaataatcttaattaattGAGAGTTGACCGGATTCATCAACCCTGTTAAAAAAAGTTCTTGTAAGAAGAATGATCTCTATGAATAACATTGGAAGAACTGAAAGAGAGGGCTACTCTCTGAGAAAACAAAAACTCTCTATGGCAAAATTAGCATCCCCACCCAAGTCAATAACCTCCATATTCTCTTAATTTACATTTCTTTCCCTTTAGTCCACTTTCCCCCATCTGCTCTTATGCTACGATCCCTGGAAATCCACCGAAAGATCTATATGATTTATTGTGAACATTTATCAATCGATCATgtttgatttcatttgaaatgtctcagtgaGACTGGTACAAAGGTCTCATTCCCACAGAAGTAAACCAAAAGGTAATAAAAGTTAAGAGTTTAGAGATATTTTGCTTTCTGTGGAGAGTGGATCATCTGCCAATTGGTCTTTCATGCAAATTATCTTCTGTCCCCAGTAAAGTGTAAACTACCCAAGCCTGGGATGGTGATTAATGTAAATtcctattgttaacatgtttccATTTGAAAGAAATTCCAATTTGAATTCGATAAAATGGAGTCAGATAAAAGTTAATTGGAAT from Chanodichthys erythropterus isolate Z2021 chromosome 8, ASM2448905v1, whole genome shotgun sequence encodes:
- the LOC137025180 gene encoding zinc finger protein 431-like produces the protein MIFPPFISDLMEESEESEELSEVEEEHHDTPAEKHSSHSKTKKTFLKKRAKKSFTCTQCRKSFTHNCYFERHMRIHTGEKLFTCDQCGTSFTLKHHHELHMRIHTGEKPFTCHQCGKSFTHQSSLKRHTAMHSGKKPFSCDQCGKSFPFKDNLKIHMRIHTGEKPFICNECGKTFLCSSALKVHLTVHTKEKPHSCSVCGKCFSQLPTLYRHQKIHYDVREHMCFECGKTFVTVGSLKRHQRIHTGEKPYKCSHCDKTFSLPVNLRSHERIHTGEKPYKCSYCEKRFAQSSNLKTHERIHRGEKPHTCDQCGKSFSTKSHLQRHMKIHAVEKP